One Thermosipho africanus Ob7 DNA segment encodes these proteins:
- a CDS encoding LPP20 family lipoprotein: MKKILIVFISVLLFFLFSCDNNSTSSESKTPANNVVIPYGFIGAVGEGYGKTDVESEEIAKKDALRKIAEQIYVEIKSDSTLKENLTQIIENKQVKEKAETKLENIVNTTTDIEIVGVDFTLIDKRLINGQYYTKVLGLLDKETALFAYRTYFAIKIGQSLLEGKMIYSAQKIVSEYEKLISENKDKLPANMVSELISTVSKIKKSWNDIIALYNDLENKEIKTVENALKLLEAIDKLNSQCIDFPQDKIEPLKEKAKTFVKDIKITLNGPKSVSVGQRIDIFVELSPKINGNYTFNVKAKNAEFPEFITIKDGKGTLSGIVKDKDILVEVSLGNLIFERYSPGTSEGAGVSSQKVGEIIRISSQGVAPQRNAAIEEALTMAVKKAIGIVFSQDVNLLLSIPVDKDLVNALFGVLKYEIVNEKYENGTYNIVINVSFNRDEFKDLVTKIISQKPVGYAVIVVNNDQYGYIEPIFENKLLESSINLVSKEYSRKLAQYSDPNILSKLAILSAAKYVINIKVNYGEAYSSEYKIWSMRLFLNVQIINTLTGQIVKSENFEDVAAGATKEAALSKVLNSEKFSDFINKLIEELKKPYSSAEKSNVVRKVNLKFYFEKSTYILIMKDYLSEKFGKVELIEKEENFGILSLNTNLTNEEIISIVTSFRNLNIKVLKASPNQIEFKIN, from the coding sequence TACTATTTTTCCTATTTTCATGCGATAATAACTCTACAAGTAGTGAATCAAAAACACCAGCAAACAATGTTGTTATTCCATACGGCTTCATTGGAGCAGTAGGAGAAGGATATGGAAAAACCGATGTTGAATCAGAAGAAATTGCAAAAAAAGATGCTCTAAGGAAAATAGCAGAGCAAATTTATGTGGAAATAAAAAGCGATTCTACTCTCAAAGAAAACCTTACACAAATTATTGAAAATAAACAAGTAAAAGAAAAAGCTGAAACAAAGCTTGAAAATATAGTTAACACAACAACTGATATAGAAATAGTTGGTGTTGATTTTACTTTGATCGATAAAAGATTAATAAATGGCCAGTACTATACAAAAGTATTAGGACTTCTTGACAAAGAAACTGCGTTATTTGCATATAGAACATACTTTGCCATAAAGATAGGACAATCATTACTTGAAGGAAAGATGATATATTCAGCTCAAAAAATTGTTTCTGAATATGAAAAACTCATTTCAGAAAATAAAGATAAACTTCCTGCTAATATGGTTTCGGAGCTTATTTCAACTGTTTCTAAAATAAAAAAAAGCTGGAATGATATAATTGCACTTTACAATGATTTAGAAAACAAAGAAATCAAGACAGTAGAAAATGCATTAAAGTTACTTGAAGCAATTGATAAATTAAATTCTCAATGCATTGATTTTCCACAAGATAAAATAGAACCTTTAAAGGAAAAGGCTAAAACATTTGTCAAAGATATAAAAATTACTTTAAATGGTCCAAAATCAGTTTCAGTAGGTCAAAGAATAGATATCTTTGTAGAGCTGTCTCCAAAAATAAATGGAAATTATACATTTAACGTAAAAGCTAAAAACGCAGAATTTCCTGAGTTTATAACAATAAAAGACGGAAAAGGCACTTTAAGTGGAATAGTAAAAGATAAAGATATTTTAGTAGAGGTATCACTTGGAAATCTCATTTTTGAAAGATACTCACCAGGTACCAGCGAAGGCGCTGGCGTTTCTTCACAAAAAGTAGGAGAGATAATTAGAATCTCATCACAAGGTGTAGCACCCCAACGAAATGCGGCAATTGAAGAAGCGCTAACAATGGCTGTAAAAAAAGCAATTGGAATTGTATTTTCTCAAGATGTTAATTTATTACTTTCTATTCCAGTTGATAAAGATTTAGTTAATGCACTTTTTGGAGTCTTAAAATATGAAATTGTAAATGAAAAATACGAAAATGGAACATACAATATTGTTATCAATGTAAGTTTCAACAGAGATGAATTTAAAGATTTAGTTACCAAGATAATCAGTCAAAAACCAGTTGGATATGCAGTTATAGTTGTAAATAATGATCAATATGGATATATCGAACCAATTTTTGAAAATAAACTCTTAGAATCTAGCATAAACTTAGTATCAAAAGAATATTCAAGAAAACTTGCACAATACTCAGATCCAAATATTCTCTCAAAACTTGCAATCCTTAGTGCTGCAAAATATGTAATAAATATTAAAGTAAATTATGGTGAAGCGTATTCTAGCGAATACAAAATATGGTCAATGAGACTATTCTTAAATGTTCAAATAATAAATACCTTAACGGGACAAATAGTAAAAAGTGAAAACTTTGAAGATGTTGCAGCAGGTGCTACAAAAGAAGCCGCTTTATCAAAAGTCCTAAATTCTGAAAAATTTTCTGATTTTATAAACAAGTTAATTGAGGAGCTAAAAAAGCCTTACTCATCTGCAGAAAAATCTAATGTAGTAAGAAAAGTAAATCTAAAATTTTATTTTGAAAAATCAACATACATATTAATTATGAAAGATTATTTATCAGAAAAATTTGGAAAAGTAGAATTAATCGAAAAAGAGGAAAATTTTGGAATATTATCACTAAATACAAATTTAACAAACGAAGAAATTATAAGTATAGTAACCTCATTTAGAAATTTAAATATTAAAGTTCTAAAAGCATCCCCCAACCAAATAGAATTCAAAATTAATTAA